In Nitrobacteraceae bacterium AZCC 1564, the following proteins share a genomic window:
- a CDS encoding hypothetical protein (product_source=Hypo-rule applied) has product MRLREGEAREALHRTRLCLVACPSRRSDEGSSSIIATSFCDVSIASQIFRKVFKNKIVRRDLVVTPDKDLSESRSIIIVRDNNSANSPKPSTFKTLCSELFQSGNGGACSAAFSSMSDRIISR; this is encoded by the coding sequence ATGCGCTTGCGTGAGGGGGAGGCAAGGGAAGCTTTGCATCGTACACGGCTGTGTTTGGTCGCTTGCCCGAGCAGACGGTCGGATGAAGGAAGTTCGTCTATCATCGCAACATCGTTCTGCGATGTTTCGATCGCGTCACAGATCTTTCGCAAAGTCTTCAAAAATAAAATCGTGCGCCGTGACTTAGTTGTGACGCCAGACAAAGATTTGTCTGAATCGCGTTCGATCATCATCGTGCGCGACAACAACTCAGCGAATTCTCCGAAGCCAAGCACATTCAAGACTCTCTGTTCCGAACTGTTTCAGTCCGGCAACGGCGGAGCATGCTCGGCTGCGTTTTCTTCGATGAGTGATCGCATCATTTCTCGATAA
- a CDS encoding F-type H+-transporting ATPase subunit a (product_source=KO:K02108; cath_funfam=1.20.120.220; cog=COG0356; ko=KO:K02108; pfam=PF00119; superfamily=81336; tigrfam=TIGR01131; transmembrane_helix_parts=Outside_1_23,TMhelix_24_46,Inside_47_85,TMhelix_86_108,Outside_109_112,TMhelix_113_135,Inside_136_141,TMhelix_142_164,Outside_165_189,TMhelix_190_212,Inside_213_218,TMhelix_219_241,Outside_242_251): protein MTIDPIHQFDINNIFTIGQLGGTTIAFTNSSAFMLLTVAVISLLAVRGVKKRQLVPGRFQSAAELSYEFVANMIRSTAGEDGMRFFPLVYSIFMFILVSNLIGIIPYAFTVTSHIIITASFALLVFFTVLIYGLYKNGLKFFKLFVPPGIPFYILPLIVTIELISFLSRPLSHSVRLFANMLAGHVAIKVFAGFVALLGVSLGTVGWIGGVVPLAMTVALIALEILIGFLQAYVFAILTCIYLNDAIHPGH from the coding sequence ATGACCATCGACCCGATCCATCAGTTCGACATCAACAACATCTTCACGATCGGCCAACTTGGCGGCACCACGATCGCCTTCACCAATTCCTCAGCCTTCATGCTGCTCACGGTGGCAGTGATTAGCTTGCTGGCGGTTCGCGGCGTGAAAAAACGGCAGCTTGTTCCGGGCCGTTTCCAGTCGGCAGCCGAATTGAGCTATGAGTTCGTGGCGAACATGATCCGCTCCACCGCCGGCGAAGACGGCATGAGGTTCTTCCCGCTGGTGTACTCAATCTTCATGTTTATTTTGGTCTCGAACCTGATCGGCATTATTCCCTACGCCTTCACGGTCACAAGCCATATCATCATCACGGCATCGTTCGCGCTGCTCGTGTTTTTCACGGTGCTGATCTATGGCTTGTACAAGAACGGCCTGAAATTCTTTAAGTTGTTCGTTCCGCCGGGCATACCATTCTATATCCTGCCGCTCATCGTCACGATTGAGCTCATTTCCTTCCTGTCACGGCCACTGTCACACAGTGTACGTTTGTTCGCCAACATGCTGGCTGGTCATGTCGCGATAAAGGTGTTCGCGGGCTTCGTCGCCCTGCTCGGTGTGTCGCTCGGCACAGTCGGCTGGATCGGCGGCGTGGTGCCGCTGGCAATGACTGTTGCACTGATCGCGCTTGAGATTCTGATAGGCTTTCTGCAGGCCTATGTGTTTGCCATTCTCACCTGCATCTATCTCAACGATGCCATTCATCCGGGACATTAA
- a CDS encoding GST-like protein (product_source=KO:K11209; cath_funfam=1.20.1050.10,3.40.30.10; cog=COG0625; ko=KO:K11209; pfam=PF00043,PF02798; superfamily=47616,52833) produces MLDLYYWPTPNGCKVTILLHELDIPYNLVPLNIGKGDQFKPEFAKISPNRRMPAVVDFDPADGGDPISIFESGAILMYFAEKHGRFLPASARERTNVVQWLMWQMAGLGPMCGQAHHFRQYVSTPVPYAAERYTNEVNRLYGVLDARLADREFIAGEYSIADMACWPWIKPYKGQGQDLDSFTHLKRWFLMMNQRPKVREGWNVGREWLNGGPVVTEESKAVLFGQKAVRA; encoded by the coding sequence ATGCTTGACCTATATTACTGGCCGACGCCGAATGGATGCAAAGTCACCATTCTGCTCCACGAGCTGGACATTCCTTACAATTTGGTCCCGCTCAACATTGGCAAAGGCGATCAGTTCAAACCGGAGTTCGCCAAAATCAGCCCGAACCGGCGCATGCCTGCGGTCGTCGATTTCGATCCGGCGGATGGCGGCGATCCGATCTCGATTTTTGAATCGGGAGCGATCCTGATGTACTTCGCGGAAAAGCACGGCCGCTTTCTGCCGGCGTCTGCGCGCGAGCGCACCAACGTTGTTCAATGGTTGATGTGGCAGATGGCGGGCCTAGGGCCCATGTGCGGTCAGGCGCATCACTTCCGGCAATATGTCTCAACGCCGGTGCCTTATGCCGCCGAGCGCTACACCAACGAAGTGAATCGTCTTTACGGCGTGCTCGATGCGCGGCTCGCCGATCGTGAGTTCATTGCTGGCGAGTATTCCATTGCGGACATGGCCTGCTGGCCTTGGATCAAGCCGTATAAAGGGCAAGGTCAGGACCTCGATTCCTTCACGCATCTCAAGCGCTGGTTCTTGATGATGAACCAGCGCCCCAAAGTGCGCGAAGGCTGGAACGTCGGTCGCGAATGGTTGAATGGTGGACCCGTCGTCACCGAAGAGTCCAAAGCCGTTCTCTTCGGCCAGAAGGCGGTGCGAGCTTAG
- a CDS encoding Ca2+-binding RTX toxin-like protein (product_source=COG2931; cath_funfam=2.150.10.10; cog=COG2931; pfam=PF00353; superfamily=51120): MPTFQGQEYLINSPSTGNEVFPTQTVLGNGDILVAWETGETPDAPTEVHARILNPDGNVSAPDFIVNTTPGLSGEVATTALSNGNALLTWSSGTDTLARVVDAQGHLGPEVVVNSGDSETGVSAATLTDGNVMLVSTAVTNTVGGREIAGHLLGADGTPTGSFAINYPGHQIDPAITAMSDGNAFVTWIDGDSHVMYGQVLNPNGSAHAPYFQINPNSAGQFELQPTALANGNVLVTWDANDGIHGQIVNPDGGTAGSDFLISVAGSQSAGESVTALADGRAVVTWERFDGSDGGDIYARVINADGSMTSPEFVVNSATDRAEINPHVTELPNGEIFVSWTSSAPNSDEDIHGRLLTLDHTITGTPGNDVLQGTAGNDEIYGGDGNDNLIGGAGDDILSGGTGHNLLWGNDGNDTFIAGPGADTFAGGNGSDTVLYEHSNAGVTVNLAAGTATSSGDGNGDIFTSIENITGSAHNDMLIGDAAANHLDGNAGDDRIWGGDGNDTLTGGHGADVLAGGAGIDTIDYSTSSSAVAVNLATGTASGGDATGDSFTSIENITGSTHNDALTGDAGANHLDGGAGNDLIWGGDGNDTLTGGSGADTLSGGAGIDTADYSTSQGKVTVDLALGTGSGGDAQGDRLTSIENITGSAFDDHLIGNTAANQIFGGAGADVLTGGAGADTFVFKTVQDSTPAHQDQITDFSSAQGDHIDLSAIDANTQAAGHQDFGFIGSAAFSDVAGQLRFADHFLEGDVNGDGAADFRVNVNVASLQHGDLIL, translated from the coding sequence ATGCCAACATTCCAAGGCCAGGAGTATCTCATCAATTCCCCTTCAACCGGCAACGAGGTCTTTCCGACACAGACAGTGCTCGGGAACGGCGATATTCTCGTTGCATGGGAGACCGGAGAGACACCCGACGCTCCCACGGAGGTCCACGCGCGCATCCTGAACCCCGATGGAAATGTCAGTGCGCCTGATTTCATCGTCAACACAACGCCGGGATTGTCGGGTGAGGTGGCGACAACGGCTTTGTCGAACGGCAATGCGCTTCTGACATGGTCATCGGGCACTGATACTCTCGCGCGTGTCGTCGATGCGCAGGGACACCTCGGGCCTGAGGTCGTTGTTAATTCCGGAGATTCCGAGACCGGAGTATCCGCAGCTACGTTGACCGACGGCAACGTGATGCTCGTGTCGACCGCTGTCACTAACACTGTCGGTGGGAGGGAAATTGCGGGCCATCTTCTCGGCGCCGATGGAACACCGACCGGTTCCTTCGCCATCAACTATCCCGGCCACCAAATTGACCCCGCGATCACCGCAATGTCCGACGGCAACGCCTTCGTGACCTGGATCGATGGCGACAGCCATGTCATGTATGGCCAGGTTCTCAATCCGAACGGCAGCGCGCACGCGCCGTATTTCCAGATCAATCCGAATTCCGCCGGCCAGTTTGAATTGCAGCCTACGGCTCTTGCCAACGGCAATGTGCTCGTGACGTGGGACGCGAACGACGGGATTCACGGACAGATCGTCAATCCTGACGGCGGGACGGCCGGATCGGACTTTCTGATCAGCGTTGCAGGTAGCCAGTCGGCGGGTGAATCCGTGACCGCGCTTGCCGACGGACGCGCCGTTGTTACTTGGGAACGGTTCGATGGTTCGGACGGCGGCGACATCTATGCACGCGTCATCAATGCCGACGGAAGCATGACCAGTCCGGAGTTCGTCGTGAACTCGGCGACGGACCGGGCGGAAATCAACCCGCACGTGACGGAACTCCCCAATGGCGAGATCTTCGTGTCGTGGACTTCGTCTGCCCCAAACTCCGACGAGGACATTCATGGCCGGCTGCTGACGCTCGACCACACCATCACCGGAACGCCGGGCAACGATGTTCTCCAGGGCACGGCCGGAAATGATGAGATCTATGGAGGCGATGGGAACGATAATCTCATCGGTGGTGCAGGCGACGACATCCTCTCCGGTGGAACGGGACACAATCTCCTGTGGGGCAACGATGGCAATGACACGTTCATCGCCGGTCCGGGAGCGGATACTTTTGCTGGCGGCAACGGCAGCGACACCGTCCTATATGAGCACTCCAATGCCGGCGTCACAGTCAATCTCGCAGCCGGCACCGCGACAAGCAGCGGTGATGGAAACGGAGATATCTTCACGTCCATCGAGAACATTACCGGCAGCGCGCACAACGATATGCTGATCGGAGATGCAGCCGCGAACCATCTCGACGGCAATGCCGGTGATGACCGGATCTGGGGTGGCGACGGCAACGATACCCTTACCGGCGGTCACGGGGCCGACGTGCTTGCGGGTGGCGCGGGAATTGATACCATCGATTACAGCACGTCGTCGAGCGCGGTCGCGGTCAACCTTGCAACCGGCACCGCGAGCGGCGGTGATGCAACCGGCGATTCCTTCACTTCGATCGAGAACATCACCGGGAGCACGCACAACGACGCACTTACCGGCGACGCAGGCGCGAACCATCTCGATGGTGGCGCCGGCAACGACCTGATCTGGGGCGGTGACGGCAACGACACTCTGACAGGCGGCAGTGGCGCCGACACGCTGTCGGGCGGCGCGGGAATCGATACTGCCGATTACAGCACGTCGCAGGGCAAGGTCACGGTCGACCTTGCGCTCGGTACGGGAAGCGGCGGCGACGCCCAGGGCGATAGGCTGACGTCGATTGAGAATATCACAGGCAGTGCGTTTGATGATCACCTCATCGGCAACACCGCCGCCAACCAGATCTTCGGAGGTGCCGGAGCGGATGTCCTGACTGGCGGCGCCGGCGCCGATACGTTCGTCTTCAAGACGGTTCAGGACAGCACGCCTGCGCACCAAGACCAGATCACCGACTTCTCGAGTGCTCAAGGCGATCACATCGATCTTTCGGCCATCGATGCCAATACACAGGCCGCCGGTCATCAGGATTTTGGCTTTATCGGCAGCGCCGCGTTCAGCGACGTCGCCGGCCAATTGCGCTTCGCCGATCATTTCCTCGAAGGAGATGTCAACGGCGATGGCGCCGCGGACTTTCGCGTCAATGTGAATGTCGCGAGCCTGCAGCACGGCGATCTCATCCTGTGA
- a CDS encoding hypothetical protein (product_source=Hypo-rule applied): MKAETILANVRRYQMIASLYRQTAAFRPSQSWSLLGQAKDWESRAISEMEDYFTCTAYVQAA, translated from the coding sequence ATGAAAGCAGAAACCATTCTGGCGAACGTGCGCCGGTATCAGATGATCGCGTCGCTCTATCGGCAAACGGCGGCGTTCCGCCCGAGCCAAAGCTGGTCCTTGCTCGGACAGGCCAAGGACTGGGAAAGCCGTGCAATCTCGGAGATGGAAGACTACTTCACCTGCACCGCTTACGTGCAGGCGGCGTGA
- a CDS encoding sugar phosphate isomerase/epimerase (product_source=COG1082; cath_funfam=3.20.20.150; cog=COG1082; pfam=PF01261; superfamily=51658), whose amino-acid sequence MITDRREVLALLSALIASASASPVLGKSLRSIGLQLYTVRDLLERDFEGTLAEVARLGYRQVEFAGMIGPSPEQTQTILKRHGLIAPASHVSYEQLERELSKHLQVAGRMDLQFIVCPSVDASRRATIDDWKRICQTFNTIGARAKDAGLSFVYHNHDFEFLPVDGQVPYDVVLAETDPDLVKMEADLYWMTKAGRDPVTYFQRYPGRFPLLHLKDMARDRSITEVGQGIVDFKSILGHSELAGVAYCFVEHDHPVDPLQSIGASLRYLQQMDI is encoded by the coding sequence ATGATCACGGATAGACGAGAGGTCCTTGCGCTGCTTTCCGCACTCATCGCATCGGCCTCGGCGAGCCCGGTTCTGGGCAAGAGCCTCCGGAGTATTGGACTGCAGCTCTACACTGTGCGGGATCTGCTGGAGAGAGATTTCGAAGGAACGTTAGCTGAGGTCGCTCGCCTGGGTTACCGGCAAGTCGAATTTGCGGGAATGATCGGCCCGTCGCCTGAGCAAACACAGACCATTTTGAAGCGCCATGGCTTGATCGCGCCGGCATCCCATGTGAGCTATGAGCAGCTCGAACGTGAATTGTCCAAACATCTGCAGGTGGCTGGCCGAATGGACCTGCAGTTCATCGTATGCCCGTCTGTCGACGCGAGCCGGCGCGCAACGATCGATGATTGGAAGCGGATATGCCAAACATTCAACACCATCGGCGCGCGGGCGAAAGACGCAGGGCTGAGCTTCGTTTACCACAATCACGACTTCGAGTTCTTACCCGTAGACGGGCAAGTCCCTTACGACGTTGTTCTTGCGGAAACCGATCCTGATCTCGTCAAGATGGAAGCGGATCTGTATTGGATGACAAAGGCAGGTCGCGATCCAGTGACATACTTCCAGCGATATCCAGGGCGTTTTCCGCTTCTCCATCTCAAGGATATGGCCCGCGACCGGTCGATCACCGAGGTCGGTCAGGGCATAGTCGATTTCAAGAGCATCCTTGGTCACTCAGAGCTGGCCGGTGTTGCTTACTGTTTTGTCGAGCACGATCATCCTGTTGATCCTCTGCAGAGCATCGGGGCAAGTCTGAGATATCTTCAGCAGATGGATATTTGA
- a CDS encoding membrane-bound inhibitor of C-type lysozyme (product_source=COG3895; cath_funfam=3.40.50.200; cleavage_site_network=SignalP-noTM; cog=COG3895; pfam=PF09864; superfamily=141488), translating to MTDIFSSHRLLRFTLKRSPAFAAATIAVMATSVTANADEVNYSCSRGTKLNAQFSAPGVTPGHAVLTFRGSQRRFALPQVMSADGGRYATDKVEFWIKGRGATLTRNGKSETCTSQ from the coding sequence ATGACTGATATTTTCAGTTCGCATCGGTTGCTTCGTTTTACGTTGAAGCGCAGCCCGGCTTTCGCCGCGGCAACAATCGCCGTCATGGCAACAAGCGTCACCGCCAATGCCGATGAGGTCAATTACAGCTGCAGTCGTGGCACCAAATTGAACGCCCAGTTCTCGGCGCCCGGCGTGACACCTGGCCATGCGGTATTGACCTTTCGCGGATCGCAACGCCGGTTCGCCTTGCCGCAAGTGATGTCGGCAGATGGCGGCCGCTATGCCACCGACAAAGTCGAATTCTGGATCAAAGGGCGCGGTGCCACGCTCACCCGCAACGGCAAGAGCGAAACCTGCACCTCGCAATGA
- a CDS encoding glutathione S-transferase (product_source=COG0625; cog=COG0625; pfam=PF13417; superfamily=47616,52833) produces MVAGMTTAHAHSSDRYKLFGSIGSPYALKLRSLMRYKRLPFDWMPATLDWIPDDLPHPPLCEASNRKLQGLTPRVVPAVYLPGDGSIRNESTTLAYLLDERHPERPTIPHDPAVAFCSDLLEDMADEWLVKIAFLYRWGHDEDAAYKSRIVTGEFLGGDYPQAVLEKAAQHFASRQQSRMPLVGATPENAAMIVMSFMRLLKAMDRVANRSTFIFGPSPTLGDFAFYGQLQSLATDPTPWALMREEGLGVFPYLQLLEDPSGIEPAGLSLRDIGPGTAELLRLASDIYLPYLRANETAVAGGEASFSFEVDGDRYVQAPFKYHAKCYRMLRDKFSALDPLSQAQVEAALGGAELLSFKSAA; encoded by the coding sequence ATGGTTGCAGGCATGACAACCGCACATGCGCACTCATCTGACCGTTACAAATTGTTTGGATCGATCGGCTCGCCTTACGCGCTCAAGCTCAGATCGCTGATGCGCTACAAGCGGCTGCCTTTCGACTGGATGCCGGCAACGCTCGACTGGATACCGGACGACCTGCCGCATCCGCCGCTGTGCGAGGCGTCGAACCGTAAACTGCAGGGATTGACGCCGCGCGTCGTTCCGGCGGTCTACCTGCCCGGTGACGGCTCGATCCGGAATGAGTCGACAACGTTGGCCTATCTTCTTGATGAGCGCCATCCGGAGCGGCCGACGATCCCGCATGATCCAGCCGTTGCGTTCTGCTCGGATCTTCTCGAAGACATGGCGGACGAATGGCTGGTGAAGATCGCGTTCCTGTATCGGTGGGGCCACGATGAGGATGCGGCTTATAAGAGCCGCATCGTAACCGGTGAATTCCTCGGCGGAGATTATCCGCAAGCTGTGCTGGAGAAGGCCGCGCAGCACTTCGCGTCGCGGCAGCAGTCGCGCATGCCGCTTGTGGGCGCAACGCCCGAGAACGCCGCGATGATCGTGATGAGCTTCATGCGCCTGCTCAAGGCGATGGATCGCGTCGCAAACCGCTCGACCTTCATCTTCGGCCCGTCACCGACGCTTGGCGACTTCGCCTTCTATGGCCAGCTTCAGTCGCTGGCCACTGACCCGACGCCATGGGCGTTGATGCGTGAGGAAGGCCTCGGCGTGTTTCCTTATCTGCAGCTTCTCGAAGATCCATCTGGCATCGAGCCGGCCGGTCTGAGCCTGCGGGATATCGGACCCGGCACGGCCGAGCTGTTGCGTCTGGCGAGCGACATCTATCTTCCTTATCTGCGGGCCAACGAGACGGCCGTCGCCGGAGGGGAAGCATCATTCTCGTTCGAGGTCGATGGCGATCGCTACGTGCAGGCGCCGTTCAAATATCACGCGAAATGCTATCGCATGTTGCGCGACAAATTCAGCGCGCTCGATCCGCTCTCGCAGGCGCAGGTTGAAGCCGCGCTCGGCGGCGCCGAACTCCTGTCCTTCAAATCAGCGGCTTGA
- a CDS encoding haloalkane dehalogenase (product_source=KO:K01563; cath_funfam=3.40.50.1820; cog=COG0596; ko=KO:K01563; pfam=PF00561; superfamily=53474) — protein MSEQPLPKTTLEILGQRMAFYDQGQGTPIVLLHGNPTSSYLWRNVIAELDGVGRLIAPDMIGMGDSSKLPDAGPNTYTFETHRRHLWALFHELIGLSEKIVLVVHDWGSALGFDWAYEHRDRVLGVAYMESIVRPFADWSEWRESARPIFQGFRSDAGEGMILDKNLFVERVLPASIIRTLSDNEMAEYRKPFLNREDRWPTLSWPRQLPIAGEPPEVVELVEAYSKWMSENDIPKLFINAEPGAILTGAARDFCRTWKNQTEVTVEGRHFIQEDSGPAIGRHVRAWIKKHALA, from the coding sequence ATGAGCGAACAGCCTCTTCCGAAGACAACGCTCGAAATCTTAGGTCAAAGGATGGCCTTTTACGATCAGGGGCAGGGCACGCCGATCGTCTTGCTTCACGGCAATCCGACATCCTCCTATCTCTGGCGCAATGTCATTGCGGAACTCGATGGCGTTGGCCGCTTGATTGCACCAGATATGATCGGCATGGGCGATTCCTCGAAGCTGCCGGATGCGGGCCCAAACACATACACATTCGAGACCCATCGCAGACATCTCTGGGCTCTCTTCCATGAGCTCATCGGGCTTTCAGAGAAGATCGTGTTGGTGGTTCACGATTGGGGATCGGCGCTTGGCTTCGATTGGGCTTATGAACATCGCGATCGTGTGCTGGGCGTCGCCTATATGGAAAGCATCGTGCGGCCTTTTGCGGATTGGAGCGAATGGCGCGAGAGCGCCAGGCCGATCTTCCAGGGCTTCAGGTCCGATGCAGGAGAGGGAATGATCCTGGACAAGAACCTGTTTGTTGAGCGGGTGCTGCCCGCCTCGATCATCCGCACATTGTCTGACAACGAGATGGCGGAATACCGCAAGCCGTTTCTCAACCGCGAGGATCGCTGGCCGACATTGTCATGGCCGCGGCAGCTTCCCATCGCCGGAGAGCCGCCCGAGGTCGTCGAGTTGGTCGAGGCCTATTCGAAATGGATGTCGGAAAACGATATTCCGAAGCTGTTCATCAATGCCGAGCCCGGCGCCATCCTGACCGGCGCAGCGCGCGACTTCTGCCGTACGTGGAAGAACCAGACCGAGGTCACCGTGGAAGGCCGGCACTTCATTCAGGAAGATTCGGGCCCCGCGATCGGCCGCCACGTGAGGGCGTGGATCAAGAAGCATGCGCTTGCGTGA
- a CDS encoding putative transcriptional regulator (product_source=COG4742; cath_funfam=1.10.10.10; cog=COG4742; superfamily=46785) codes for MLKDEDVAVLCDIAQSIAFADDRQGEIDRLIKEGYVSKDGDLYELTPKAEKLLSERGVGANNA; via the coding sequence ATGCTGAAGGACGAGGACGTTGCCGTTCTGTGCGATATCGCCCAATCGATCGCTTTCGCCGACGACAGGCAAGGGGAGATCGATCGATTGATCAAAGAGGGATATGTCTCCAAGGACGGCGATCTCTATGAACTGACGCCGAAGGCGGAGAAGCTTCTCTCAGAGAGAGGCGTCGGAGCAAACAACGCTTGA
- a CDS encoding hypothetical protein (product_source=Hypo-rule applied; cleavage_site_network=SignalP-noTM; pfam=PF07813; superfamily=46966; transmembrane_helix_parts=Inside_1_11,TMhelix_12_34,Outside_35_544), which translates to MMTPVFKFRSKFTAFAAALAFAMVLSVGAYARGGGGFHGGGGGFHGGGGFHGGGGFRGGGFHGGGFRGGGFRGGGFHMGGARFGGGRAFVGRSHFGPRIGRSFAGRSFVRPSFRGGRSFSGRSFARSNSARFNARHARAAMGATAAVGASALAARRGNVARNANAIHRSLNARPVSRALNNAAALRNPRTRALITAGVATAGWHGGNWWWRHHNGGFGWVGPVFWPFAFYDIYDYAFWGTPYDDAFWGYGYPDLYAGIFGLYGYDDLMGYAGYLPRYASGRGGTRESYAYAPSKGRTGRAQTSLTRMCGDDSRVIAGLPVDAFQNAIQPNEAQRAALEELANASEKAAAGLKASCPTDVALTAPGRLAAMQQRVEAMIVAVQTVQGPLEKFYGLLNDEQKAQINALSTTGERQRQGRTAARAGSTGAACDVTQPELTQWPSAIIEQSVKPTDEQRRSLDALQGAATQAADTLKASCQTRPEDAQTPPARLAAVSERLNAMLQAVKTVRTAMDNFYGSLTDEQKAAFDAIGPQQTGGRRYVRGRE; encoded by the coding sequence ATGATGACACCCGTGTTCAAATTCAGGTCGAAATTCACCGCCTTCGCTGCCGCACTGGCTTTTGCGATGGTCCTGTCGGTTGGTGCCTATGCGAGAGGCGGCGGCGGCTTCCATGGCGGCGGTGGTGGTTTTCACGGCGGCGGTGGCTTCCATGGTGGCGGCGGTTTTCGGGGCGGAGGATTCCACGGCGGCGGTTTTCGCGGTGGGGGCTTTCGTGGCGGTGGCTTCCATATGGGCGGAGCACGCTTCGGCGGTGGTCGCGCGTTTGTTGGGAGATCTCATTTTGGCCCGCGTATAGGCCGTTCGTTTGCGGGCCGTTCGTTTGTGCGCCCAAGCTTCCGTGGTGGCCGTTCGTTCAGCGGGCGATCGTTCGCGCGCAGTAATAGCGCTCGCTTCAATGCCCGCCACGCTCGCGCCGCGATGGGCGCAACCGCGGCGGTCGGCGCCTCCGCGCTTGCGGCGAGGCGCGGCAACGTGGCGCGGAACGCCAACGCGATACACCGTTCACTGAACGCGCGCCCGGTCAGCCGGGCGCTGAACAACGCCGCCGCGCTGCGCAATCCACGCACCCGCGCGCTCATCACCGCGGGCGTGGCCACGGCGGGCTGGCATGGTGGCAACTGGTGGTGGCGCCATCACAATGGCGGTTTTGGGTGGGTCGGCCCTGTGTTCTGGCCGTTCGCCTTCTATGACATTTATGATTACGCTTTCTGGGGCACTCCCTATGATGATGCGTTCTGGGGCTACGGCTATCCGGACCTCTATGCCGGCATCTTCGGTCTTTATGGCTATGACGATCTGATGGGCTATGCGGGCTATCTGCCGCGCTATGCCAGCGGGCGCGGAGGCACCCGCGAGAGCTATGCCTATGCACCGTCGAAAGGCCGGACTGGCCGCGCGCAGACAAGCCTCACGCGAATGTGCGGTGACGATAGCCGCGTGATCGCAGGTCTGCCGGTCGACGCATTCCAGAATGCGATTCAGCCGAACGAGGCACAACGCGCCGCGCTTGAGGAACTTGCCAATGCTTCGGAAAAGGCCGCTGCAGGCCTCAAGGCCTCGTGCCCCACCGACGTTGCGCTCACGGCGCCGGGTCGGCTTGCAGCGATGCAGCAGCGCGTTGAGGCGATGATCGTCGCGGTGCAGACAGTGCAAGGGCCGCTCGAGAAGTTCTACGGCCTCCTGAACGATGAGCAGAAGGCGCAGATCAATGCGCTTTCCACCACGGGCGAGCGTCAGCGTCAGGGCCGAACCGCAGCGAGAGCCGGCTCCACTGGCGCGGCCTGCGATGTGACGCAACCGGAGCTGACGCAGTGGCCGAGCGCGATCATCGAGCAATCGGTCAAGCCGACCGACGAGCAGCGCCGATCTCTTGACGCGCTTCAGGGCGCCGCTACCCAGGCTGCGGACACGTTGAAGGCATCGTGTCAGACCCGTCCGGAAGACGCGCAGACGCCGCCGGCACGGCTCGCAGCAGTTAGCGAGCGGCTCAACGCCATGCTGCAGGCGGTGAAGACGGTGCGCACGGCGATGGATAACTTCTACGGATCATTGACCGACGAGCAGAAAGCGGCCTTCGACGCGATCGGTCCGCAGCAGACTGGCGGGCGGCGATACGTCCGTGGGCGCGAATAG